The window ATTGAATACAAGCTGGATAACGAAGTCAACCCCATGCGTCTACGTCCTCACCCGTATGAGCTGGCGCTTTACTACGATTGCTAACGCGATCGCGACTGAATAAGCGTATAGGTCAACTCTCTCTGTGAATTGGTCGACAAAGCCGCCGGTAGGCGGCTTTTTTATGCCCTCAAAATGGGATTTCAAGGCTACCTAACGGGTTTTTCTTCGTTACAATTCATAATACTGGTTCTCATGTCTATGGTAATTTCACTTTTCTTCCCATGCCTGATACCCTTACGAAGCTTGCTTATCAGACCTTCCAAGACAGCAAAAACTATTTTGGCTTAGGTCACAAAGCGATCGCGACTCGCCTGCGCCAGCTCCTCAAACCTGGTATAGAAGTTGAGCTGCAGTCCTTAAGCCCAGCTTTTCTGGAAGGCCTCACGCGTCGCCGTGCGGAGTTGTTAGAAGCTGATTGGGAGGATGCAGAAGCAGGGATTTATCCTAAGAGTCTGTTATTTGACAACCCATGGGCAGATTTTTTCCAGTATTACCCTGCCGTTTGGTTCGATCTGCCCCAGATTTGGAACCGCGTCGAAAAGAAAGAAACACAGACCTTTGCCCAGGATATCGATACCTCCCGATTTCCCCGCTACTATCTGCAAAATTTTCACCATCAGACTGACGGGTATTTAAGTGAGCTGTCGGCCAATTTATATGACATTCAGGTAGAGCTATTATTCGGCGGCGCTGCCGATGCGATGCGGCGACGAATTTTGGCACCTTTGCATCAAGGGCTGGCAACCATGCAAACAGCCCAGGCAGGCACTCAAGCAGACCGTATCTCCGTCAAAGCGGTACAACAGCCCAAGGTCTTAGATGTGGCCTGCGGCACGGGTCGTACCTTGAAAATGATTCGGGAAGTTTTCCCGGAAGTGTCTTTATTTGGTCTTGACTTATCCCCTGCTTATTTGCGCAAAGCTAATCAGACCCTAACGGAAACCCCAGGGACACTGCCGCAGCTGGTGCAAGGCAATGCAGAAGAGATGCCCTATCGGGATAATTACTTTGATGGGGTGACCTGCGTGTTCTTATTTCACGAGTTACCTGGCCCGGTTCGGCAGCAAGTCATGAATGAAGCGTTCCGGGTGACTAAACCGGGGGGAACCTTCATCATTTGCGACTCGATTCAAATGATAGATACCCCAGAGCTGGAACCCATGATGAGTAACTTTCCGACTCTCTTACATGAGCCCTACTATCGAGACTACACCCAGGATAATTTAGAGCACCGCCTTGAGACGGCTGGTTTTACAGAGATCACGACGCAGCTACATTTCGTGAGTAAGTACTGGGTTGCACGAAAACCGGTTGCGGCCATGGAAGATTAGCCGTATAGGTGATGTTGTGGGTGATGGGTGATGGGTACATCGGGCTTAACCGTTTAAACTCAGCGCATCAAGACTCACCCACAACTATCACCCCCGATGCCTGATCATCCCTCCCGCTAAGCCTTATGGCTCAAGAAGGTAAAGAAAATCTGGCCCATTCTTTTGATATCTCGCTGACAGCGGTTAGATTTGGATGAGCTAACTCATAAGGACACCGGCATTTGACCATGACAAATACACCGACTGGTCTTGAAACTTTGGCAGCTTTCACAAGCGATGAAGGCGAAGAAACGCTGACGGCAAACCATGTCGAGGTTATTGAGACGGTAATTGCCAGTCTTGATCAAGATCAAAGTGCGATGGTAAGCCGTAGCGAGAATGGCTTTCTTTGGAAATTT is drawn from Leptolyngbya sp. SIO1E4 and contains these coding sequences:
- a CDS encoding class I SAM-dependent methyltransferase produces the protein MPDTLTKLAYQTFQDSKNYFGLGHKAIATRLRQLLKPGIEVELQSLSPAFLEGLTRRRAELLEADWEDAEAGIYPKSLLFDNPWADFFQYYPAVWFDLPQIWNRVEKKETQTFAQDIDTSRFPRYYLQNFHHQTDGYLSELSANLYDIQVELLFGGAADAMRRRILAPLHQGLATMQTAQAGTQADRISVKAVQQPKVLDVACGTGRTLKMIREVFPEVSLFGLDLSPAYLRKANQTLTETPGTLPQLVQGNAEEMPYRDNYFDGVTCVFLFHELPGPVRQQVMNEAFRVTKPGGTFIICDSIQMIDTPELEPMMSNFPTLLHEPYYRDYTQDNLEHRLETAGFTEITTQLHFVSKYWVARKPVAAMED